TAGAAACATCAATTGCTACAACTTCTGCATTTGGTAAATTTTTAGCCAAAGAAATGGCAATACAGCCACTTCCTGTTCCAATGTCCAAAATTTTTATTTTTTTAGATCTTTCCGGATTTGCATTTTCATTAATAATCCATTCCACCAATTCCTCAGTTTCTGGTCTTGGGATTAAGACGTTTTCGTTTACTTCGAAATCTAAACCGTAAAAATGTGTTTTTCCTAATAGATATTGAATTGGAACTTCTTTCTTTAAATGCTTTAAGATTTCATCCCAAATAATAAAATCATTCTCTTCAAATGTCAGTTCATGATTTAAAGCCAAATCGATCTGTCGAAGTTTATGTTTTTCTTCCAGAATTAAATAAAAAAAACTTTCCGCTTCGTACGCATCGTAAAAAGGCGATAATTCTTTAATAAATTGAGTGCGGTATTGTTTAATTTTCATTTTATTTTTTTGAACATCCATTATGCAGCTACAGCTGATTTTTTAACTTTTAAATAAGTCTCGTTCATTAAGATTTGTTACATCTTTTTTACAAAACCTTCAACATCCATACCGGGCAAGAATTATGCCCAGTGGAACCTAACGGAGCATCTAAATATTCAAAACCAGATTTTTTATATAATTTTTGTGCCGCATGCATAAAAGGCATCGTTTCGATATAACATTTTTCAAAACCAAAATCCCTGGCTTGTTCCAAACATTTTTCCATCATTTTAGTTCCAATTCCTAAACCTCGTGTTTTTGGAAGAAAATACATTTTCTGCAACTCACAAATTTTAGGATCGCCATTTTCCAAAGGCGCAACTCCGGCACAACCCACAATTTCACCATCACTTTCAACCACAAAATACGCAGATTTTGCTTTACTATATTCTTCAAACATCAAATCCAGATAAGGATCTTCGTACGCAGTTCCGACTTTTGGTATTTCCATTTCGTCAAAAACTGATCTAATTAAACTCGCAACTGACTGATTGTCTTCTTTTTCAATTGCTCGTATAAGCCAATTTACCATTTTTTTTATTCTAAATCATTATACATACAAAAGTAATTATAGTTTTTCGATACTATTATAACTGACTGTATTGTTTCACAACTTAAGTGTTTTCAGTTAGGGATAAATTCAAAAATAACTACTTTTGCACTGTGAATATACATGAAAAATACATAAAACGCTGTATAGAGCTAGCACAAAATGGGCTTGGAACAACGTATCCAAATCCCATGGTTGGAAGCGTAATTGTTTACGAAGGTAAAATTATTGGCGAAGGCTGGCATAAAAAAGCAGGAGAACCACATGCGGAAGTAAATGCAGTAAAATCTGTAAAAGACAAATCGCTGTTAAAAAAAGCTACTATTTATGTAAGCTTAGAACCTTGCAGTCATTTTGGAAAAACACCTCCCTGCTGTGATTTGATTATCGCAAATGAAATTCCGAATGTAGTCGTTGGAACAGTCGACCCAAATGAAAAAGTAGCTGGAAAAGGCATTTTAAAACTAATTGAAGCTGGAGCAAACGTTACCGTTGGCGTTTTGGAAAAAGAATGCAACGAATTGAATAAACGTTTTTTTACCTTTCATCAAAAGAAAAGACCTTATATCATTTTAAAATGGGCAGAAAGTCAAGACGGATTTTTGTCTCCTGAAAAAGTTTCAAATCAAGATCGAAAACCAATTTGGATTACGAATCAATATTCCCGCCAATTAGTTCATAAATGGAGAACTGAG
This portion of the Flavobacterium panacagri genome encodes:
- the prmC gene encoding peptide chain release factor N(5)-glutamine methyltransferase, with the translated sequence MKIKQYRTQFIKELSPFYDAYEAESFFYLILEEKHKLRQIDLALNHELTFEENDFIIWDEILKHLKKEVPIQYLLGKTHFYGLDFEVNENVLIPRPETEELVEWIINENANPERSKKIKILDIGTGSGCIAISLAKNLPNAEVVAIDVSKKAIETAKRNAIRNNVDVTFVLADILKEEELRCEFDIIVSNPPYVRNLEKVEIKKNVLDYEPHLALFVEDTDALIFYRKIASLAKKALFGTGKLYFEINQYLGKEMVDLLESMNFKSVEIRKDIYDNDRMISCKVSKTL
- a CDS encoding GNAT family N-acetyltransferase; the encoded protein is MVNWLIRAIEKEDNQSVASLIRSVFDEMEIPKVGTAYEDPYLDLMFEEYSKAKSAYFVVESDGEIVGCAGVAPLENGDPKICELQKMYFLPKTRGLGIGTKMMEKCLEQARDFGFEKCYIETMPFMHAAQKLYKKSGFEYLDAPLGSTGHNSCPVWMLKVL
- the ribD gene encoding bifunctional diaminohydroxyphosphoribosylaminopyrimidine deaminase/5-amino-6-(5-phosphoribosylamino)uracil reductase RibD, producing MNIHEKYIKRCIELAQNGLGTTYPNPMVGSVIVYEGKIIGEGWHKKAGEPHAEVNAVKSVKDKSLLKKATIYVSLEPCSHFGKTPPCCDLIIANEIPNVVVGTVDPNEKVAGKGILKLIEAGANVTVGVLEKECNELNKRFFTFHQKKRPYIILKWAESQDGFLSPEKVSNQDRKPIWITNQYSRQLVHKWRTEEQAILAGTQTVIDDNPKLNARDWSGNNPVRVIIDRNNRIENNSFVLDDSAKTIVFVSENIKSSTENTQFEIIDFNKNIMPQILEVLYQNQIQSIIIEGGRQTLQAFIDENLWDEARVFVGKTSFSNGTKAPIISKKNSLKTTILSDELIQIRNHD